CGAAATGAAAGGTAAGATCTGACGATTTTTACTGTGGGGGCGACCTTCGGTAAATACAACTAATAAGTATGGTCGCAAATTAGGAATTTCTATATAAGCAGCATCGTGCCGGACTTGACTCGTCCAGCCAGCTTTTGCCCACAGTTGCGCTTCTGGGGGTAATCCGCCACCTAGAAAACCCGTAATTTGGTCTTCGTCATTATCTGTCGGTAAATCGGCAGGATTAAGGCTGCGCTTGAGTAAACTCATCATCGCCTGCGATCGCCCGCTAGACACCGCTACCCCGCCTACAATACTGTGTAACAATCTTGCTGTGGCATTAGTCGTCAGCATATTGCGATTGTCCATTAACTCCCCCACAAACGCTCGTTCGCGACCATAGGGACCATCACACCAAGTTTTTTGATTGACGTTGATTGTCGCCATCTCCTCCCAACCGAGAGATTGATAGTAGCGATTGACGATGTTGCGTTGAGTTTTCCAAGTCTCAAAAGGCGCGGCTGGGAGTTCGGGACCGCTAGTCGTACCGCTGAGAACGTCAACGATTAAACTAGTTGCATCATTGCTAGAATCAGCGATCGCATCGCGCATGGCGCGTTCGATCTCCGGCGAAGACCCAACCATGCCTTTTTCTAACCATTCTTGTATCGCCACCAAATAAAATAGTTTGACGATACTAGCAGGATAGATTCGTTCCACACCGCGATAGCTATACCCCCGCACTGGAAAATTCCAGAAGGCTTGGGGACTCAAAGCACCACCTGTATTGACGGAGACTGGAGGATCGTAGACAATCCACGTCAGAGCAATTTGGTTACGTGCCAAAGTGGGAAATTCTGCCCAAGTTGCTTCTAAAACGCGATCGCCCAGATTTTCTAGTTGTTCGTCTTTGCGGAAAAAAAATGTCATAGCGAGGACAAGGGAGACAAGGAGGACAAGGGAGACAAGGAGGACAAGGGAGACAAGGAGGACAAGGGAGACAAGGAGGACAAGGGAGACAAGGAGGACAAGGGAGACAAGGAGGACAAGGGAGACAAGGAGGACAAGACTAATTCGCAATTCGCAATAAAGTAAATTTCTCGCCTCTTAGATCTTGCAACAAATGACTAATGACTAATGACCAATGACAAATTTAGAACAATTACAAATTGGCATTGAATATCAGTGCCTCAGTCCTCTAAATATATATGATTCTCCTCAGTGCGATCGCTTGGCAACTCAAGCAGCAGATGGAAGACATTTACAAGTTACGACTATGCCTGACAACCCGTCAGCAATTGAGGTGTGTTTGTGTGAAGATGATTATCCAGGTTGGCTGCTCGGATCTGACATCCAAAAATTAGCTATAGCCAAGTCTCCTTATCAAGCGATCGCTCTTTCTATTACAGAAATTAAGCACCGCTTGCCAAAAGTTATTGACTATGCGTGTCAAGCGATGCAGCAACCCAATTACTATTTATGGGGTGGAACGTTAGGACCAAACTATGACTGTTCGGGCTTGATCCAAGCAGCTTTTGTTTCAGTGGGTGTTTGGTTACCTAGAGATGCATATCAACAGGAAGCCTTTGTAGAGAAAATTTCTGAAGTGGAACTCTCACCAGGAGATTTAGTCTTCTTTGGGACGGATAAGAAAGCTACCCATGTGGGACTTTATTTAGGCACTGGATCTTATATACATAGTTCTGGGCAAAAAATGGGGCGTAACGGCATTGCGATCGATCGCTTAACGGCAGAGGGAGACGAAATTAGTCGGTCGTACTTTCAACAACTGCGTTCCTACGGCAGAGTCGTTAAGTGTTTTGAGGGAATTCGGAATTCAAAAGTCAAAAGTTAGAAGTCAAAAGTCAAAAATGAGGAGACAGGAGACAAGTCACAAGTCAAAATTAACTAACCACTAACCACTAACCGCTAGCCACTAGCCACTACTAACTACTCATGATCGTTTCCGATAGCTTAACTCAATCCAATGGGGCGATCGCCTCATATAAACTAGACGTTTCGGTGGTCGTACCAGTTTACAACGAGGTGGAGAGCATACCTCATTTGCTGGAGGCGATCGCTTCTACCATGAAAGCCAGTGGTTTAACATACGATATTATTTGCGTCGATGATGGTTCCAAAGACGGTTCGGCGGATTTCCTCAAGCAACAAGCAACAGAACGCACCGATTTAAAAGCTGTCTTATTACGACGCAACTACGGACAAACAGCAGCAATGGCGGCTGGATTTAAATATGCTACAGGGAAAGCGATCGTCACTCTGGATGCAGATTTACAAAACGATCCGGCGGATATTCCTGCTTTACTTGCCAAACTCGATGCGGGCTATGATTTGGTAAGCGGTTGGCGCAAACAACGACAAGATGCGGCTTTAACTCGCTTACTCCCTTCTAAAATTGCTAATAAACTCATTGGCATGACAACAGGTGTCAAG
This window of the Chroococcidiopsis thermalis PCC 7203 genome carries:
- a CDS encoding C40 family peptidase, yielding MTNLEQLQIGIEYQCLSPLNIYDSPQCDRLATQAADGRHLQVTTMPDNPSAIEVCLCEDDYPGWLLGSDIQKLAIAKSPYQAIALSITEIKHRLPKVIDYACQAMQQPNYYLWGGTLGPNYDCSGLIQAAFVSVGVWLPRDAYQQEAFVEKISEVELSPGDLVFFGTDKKATHVGLYLGTGSYIHSSGQKMGRNGIAIDRLTAEGDEISRSYFQQLRSYGRVVKCFEGIRNSKVKS
- a CDS encoding serine hydrolase → MTFFFRKDEQLENLGDRVLEATWAEFPTLARNQIALTWIVYDPPVSVNTGGALSPQAFWNFPVRGYSYRGVERIYPASIVKLFYLVAIQEWLEKGMVGSSPEIERAMRDAIADSSNDATSLIVDVLSGTTSGPELPAAPFETWKTQRNIVNRYYQSLGWEEMATINVNQKTWCDGPYGRERAFVGELMDNRNMLTTNATARLLHSIVGGVAVSSGRSQAMMSLLKRSLNPADLPTDNDEDQITGFLGGGLPPEAQLWAKAGWTSQVRHDAAYIEIPNLRPYLLVVFTEGRPHSKNRQILPFISQQFAAAVATLGNRE